CCCCGGTCTCGGGGGACACTGCATACCCATCGATCCGTATTACCTTTCCTGGAAGGCCCGTTCGGTTGGCTTCGAGGCCAGATTTATCGAACTGGCAGGGCAGGTCAACAGCTTTATGCCCACCCACGTGGTATCGAGGGCGGTGGATGCGCTTAACGATGTCGGCAAAGCGTTAAAAGGCGCCCGTGTCGTGATAATGGGGGTCGCGTACAAGAAAAACATTGACGACCTTCGCGAATCGCCCGCTCTGGATATCATGAATCGTCTCATGAATAAAGGGGTTCAGCTTTCCTTCGCCGATCCTTACATCAACACCCTCGACCTCGGGGAACGTTCCTTCACTGCCGTCGAGGCCGCCCCCGACCTCTTGAGGATGGCAGATCTCGTGATCATCGTCACCGATCACGACTCATTCGATTACGACATGATCGTGGCGAACGCACCCCTGATCCTTGACACCAGGAACGCGCTCAAGGGGAAAAACGGGCCGAAGATCTGGAGAATTTAATATGGTGAGTCGCCCCTGGATCTATCAGCGGAAATCAGCGTGCATCAGCGGCCAATAAGTCTTTAAGTCCTTTACCGCGGATAAACGCAGATGGACGCGGATAAGGCTTAACCCCAGGGTTAGGTTTTAGTTTTGGGTCATCCGGTTAATGCGTACCTTAACCCGGTGTCCAACGTTCAATGGGATAAAGAGCGTTCAACGTTCAATGTTCAACGGCGGGATTCAGGGTCCAGGGTCCAGAGCTGAAAAGCTCGTCACGGCGCCCTCCGGCCGCTATGGGATCGCTTCGCATAGGTTACAGCTCGCGATGACAGATGGCGGGATACGGTTCGCGATGACGAATGGTGGGGGTATGATCCACTCCACATCCAGGTACTCATTTCCCGGATGATCCTTAGGTTAGGGTTCAGGTTTAGATCTATCAGCGGAAATCAGCGTGCATCAGCGGCCAATAAGCTTTAGAATCAGCTTTTTCCCCAGCCTGGAATTTATCCTCCCCATCCCTGTTAGATGATTAAAGGGGTGGGTTTTACGGTGATAAGAACAGGCAATGGGTTTTATAGGGTTAAAACCTGGAACCGAGGTGTATAACGCATATGAGTGATCGGGTGCTCGTTACCGGCGGCGGAGGATTCATCGGATCACACCTGGTCCGCGGACTCCTGTCCGAGGGCTACCGGGTGTCCGTGCTCGATAACTTCCTGACAGGACGTAGGGAAAACCTCCAGGAAATCGCGGACGATATCGAGACCATCCGGGAAGCGGACGTGAGGGATCTTCAATCCTGTATGGAAGCCGCGAAGGGCGTCACCGCCGTTTTCCACCTGGCAGCCCTCGCCTCGGTCCCGCGAAGCATTGAAGAGCCGATCCTCTCCCATGAAATAAACCTGACCGGTACCCTCAACATGCTTCAGGCCGCCCGGGAAAACGGGGTATCAAGATTTATTTTCTCTTCATCCTCGGCTGTGTACGGGGACAACCCCGCCACGCCGAAAAAAGAGGATATGGAACCTGATCCGTTGTCCCCTTATGCCCTCCACAAGCTTGCCGGCGAATACTACTGCAGGCAATATTCAGCCCTCTTCGGGTTGATTACCGCGTCATTGAGATACTTCAACGTATTCGGGACCCGGCAGGATCCTGAAAGTCAGTACGCGGCCGTGGTTCCCATTTTCATGTCAGCCATCCTGGAGGACGAGCCGGTCCGTATTTACGGGGATGGGGAGCAGACCAGGGATTTCGTTTACGTTGGGGACGTGGTTAAAGCCAACCTTCAGGCCCTGGGGGCCGAGGGTCTCAACGGACAGGTGATGAACATCGCCGGTGGAGAAAAGGTTACCGTCAACGGGCTCCTCGGTGCCCTCGAAACCGTTTCCGGCATATCGACCGAAAGGATATACACCGACCCCCGGCCCGGTGACATAAGGCATTCCGAGGCCGATATTTCAGCCGCCGCCGTCCATATCGGCTACGAACCGGCAGTTGGTCTCGAGGACGGTTTACAGAAGACTTTCGAATGGTTCAGCCGATGCCAAGGGACAGGGTAATGATTTCACCCGGCGGTTTCGCACTGAATGTCCTGAAATATTTGAAGAGCGCACTTGCCGTCATCGACAGGGAAGGAAGAATACTTGTCCTGAACCGGTCGGCCGTGAAGATCCTCTCCCTCGACGACGAGGTCTCCGCAATAGGAAAGAACTGTAAGGATGTCTTTGCGTCTTACCCTTATCTCTCGGACCTGCTTATGAGCTCCTTTGATATCCATACTCTGCCGGACCGTGCCGAGTTGGAACTGCAGAGGCAGCCTGCGGGAGACCGAAAGGTCGTTGGGTATACCCTCTCTCCGGTTTACGGGGATGATGGTGAACGGCTGGGAACAGCGTTGTTCTTCAAGGACCTTACGGAGGTTGAACGCCAGGAAACGAAGGAGCGGATCAGAGATCGCCTTGTATCGCTGGGCGAGATGGCGGCCTGGCTTGCCCATGAGATCCGCAATCCTCTCGCCGCCATAGATGTGTCCGCCGGGTTCCTCCTGAAGTGTGAGAAGGACCCATCCCGCATGGAACCCGCACGGGATATCCTTTCCGAGGTAAAAAGGCTCAATACGATTATCACCCAGACGCTGGATTTTGTCCGGTCCAGGCCTTTGAACCTGCAGTACTGTGATCTTGGAGGGGTACTGACCGACACTCTGCATGAATGTATCCAGGGCAGGAACGATATCGAAATTTCTCTCTCATTGACCGACATCGGCCCCGTACTCCTCGATACATCCCAGATCTCCCATGCGCTGGGAAATATCATTACCAACTCCTGTGAAGCGATGCCCGATGGCGGTACGTTGAGCGCGTCCATTTACACGATACCCTCGGAAGCGGGCGGCCAGGTCCCCGAAACCTTCAGGGATCATGTCGTCAGGGAAAACGAGAACATCGTGGTGGAAATCTCCGATACGGGTATCGGAATCCCGGAGGATGTCATCGACAAGGTCTTCACACCTTTCTTTACTACAAAAAACGGGGGAACAGGGATAGGCATGTCCCTGGCCCAGAAGGTTGTGGCGGAGCACTGGGGTTTTCTGGACATTGAAAGCACCTATGGAAAAGGGACCAAGTTCAAGGTTATACTACCCAGGTTCATATCCGCGGAGGGGTAAGCGGATTTTCCCGGTGTGACGAATCGGCATATGGAAGTATCGGGGTTGTTTCGCCTATGAACCGGAAATGGGAGATTTGGCGTGGGCAGGTTTCTGATAGTTGAAGACCAGGCAGTGCTTCGAAAGGGGATCGTCAAGGTGTTTATGGCCAACGATCACCATGTGGACGACGCTGCGGATGGTGAGGCAGCCCTTCAATTGCTGTCCCGGTGGAATTACGATGTGGTGATCACGGACCTCAAGCTTCCCGGAATCAGCGGGATGGAAGTCCTGAGGCATGCAAAATCCAACGCCCCTGCCACCGATGTACTGATCATGACCGCCTACGGGACCATCGAGACCGCCATTGAGGCCATGAAGCTTGGGGCCTTCGATTTCCTGCAGAAGCCGTTCGGCATACCGGAACTGGAAATGCGGGTTGAAAAGGCGCTGCAGCAGAGAATGCTGAAAAACGAGGTGGATTACCTGCGGCATGAGAGGGATGTCATATACCGGATCAAGGACTTCATTGGGGAAAGCCCATCCATAAAAAAAGTTTACAGGGATATATCCAGGGTTGCTCCATCGTCCACCAACGTCCTCATTACCGGTGAGACAGGGACCGGAAAAGAACTTATCGCGGGGGCGATCCATTACAACAGCCCCAGGGCCAAAAACAGCTTCGTCAAGGTGAACTGCGCCGCCATCCCCGAAAACCTCCTTGAAAGCGAGCTGTTCGGCCATGAAAAGGGGGCCTTCACCGGGGCTGTCAGCCAGCGGATAGGACGTTTCGAACAGGCAAACGGCGGGAGTATCCTTCTGGACGAAATCGGGGACATGAGCCCCCTTATTCAGGCCAAAATACTCCGTGTGATCCAGGACTGCCAGTTCGAAAGGCTCGGGGGTAATTCGGTGACTTCATCGGATGTGCGGATCATCGCGGCCACCAACAAGGATCTTATCAGGGAGATGGAAAGAGGCACATTTCGGGAGGACCTGTATTACCGATTGAATGTCGTTCACATCCACATGCCGTCCCTCAAGGAACGCAGGGCGGACATCCCTCTCCTGACGGACCACTTCATCAAGCGTTTTAACGGTGAGTTGAAGAGGGAGGTCAAAGGTGTCAACGAACAGGCCATGAAAACCATGCTTAGCTACACATGGCCGGGAAACGTCCGGGAGTTGGAAAACACCCTTGAGCGGGCGGTTCTCATGTCCGATGGGGACTATCTCGACGTGTCGGACATTAATATCTCCGCCCCCGCCATATCATCCCGGGAGGCCCAGACGTGGGGCGCATCCCCGCTCGATCTGAAGGACCTGGAAAAGGAGGCGGTTTTAGAAGCGCTGAGAAAGACAAACTACATCCAGAAGGACGCCGCCGAGATTCTCGGAATTTCAAAAAGGGTAATGCACTACAAGATTCAACAGTTCGGCATTAAACACCCACGTTGGATCAAGAACCGTTGAGTCTGGAACGTGTTCCAGGGTTCAACGGAATAAAGAACGTTCAAAGTTCAATGTTCAACGTGGTAAAAAACGTTCAAGGTTCAAGGTTCAATGTTCAACGTGGTAAAAAACGTTCAAGGTTCAAGGTTCAACGTTCAATGATCAGCGTCAGTCCAGAGTCCAGAGTCCAGAGAAGGAAAGCATACGCCACTCCTGTCATTGCGAGCCCGAGTGAAACCGCAGGCGCGGCAATCTCATGCGGAGCTGAAAAGGTCGTCACGGCGCCCTACGGGCTATGGCGGACAGGTCGCATGGGTTCCAGTTCGCGGTGACAGACACTGCGCCGTTAAATAAATTGACAAAATGACCGGCGAAAAGTTATTACAAAATTGAAACACCTTATTAAAGCTGATGCTTCGTAAGAAGTCATCAATGCGTCCGGGGAGGGCGCCCAAATCGAAGATTTGTGAGGAAAGTGAAAATGACACTTTTCGCTTTCCGTTGAGTAAAAAGCCACGAATGGACTTTTTACGACACTGTCATGTGCCATAAACCTTTCTGGCGGGGGCCGAAGGGAGTCGGGAATTGGCGATGCTGCTTGTAGTAGAGGATGATCTTGATTTCAGGGAACTTGTGGCGAAAGTTTTATCCGGAAAAGGGTACGACGTTGATGAGGCGCCTGACGGTGAGACGGCGCTCCGGTTGATCGGCAATACAAAGTATGACGTCATCATCTGCGACGTAAAGCTCCCCGGGATAACCGGCATGGATGTGCTTCGGGAGACCAAATCCCAATCGCCCGACACGGACGTCCTCATCATGACGAGTTACGGATCAGTGGACAGCGCGGTAAATTCCATGAAGCTGGGCGCGGACGATTACCTTCAGAAACCGTTCGGTCTTGCGGAACTTGAGATGAGGGTGGAGAAAGCGATCCGTCACAGGATGCTCAGCAACGAGGTTTCCTATCTCAGGCACGAGCGGGACATCATATACCGGTTCAAGGATATCATCGGAAGGAGCCTTTCAACCAAGAGAGTCCTGGAAGAGGCGGAACATGCGTCGCTTCGGGACGGGCCGGTCCTTATTTACGGAGAGCCGGGTACGGGCCGAAAACTCATTGCGGGGGGCATCCATTACAACAGCGAACGCCAGGGTGGGAGCTTTGTGCGTGTTAACTGC
The Deltaproteobacteria bacterium DNA segment above includes these coding regions:
- a CDS encoding SDR family oxidoreductase encodes the protein MSDRVLVTGGGGFIGSHLVRGLLSEGYRVSVLDNFLTGRRENLQEIADDIETIREADVRDLQSCMEAAKGVTAVFHLAALASVPRSIEEPILSHEINLTGTLNMLQAARENGVSRFIFSSSSAVYGDNPATPKKEDMEPDPLSPYALHKLAGEYYCRQYSALFGLITASLRYFNVFGTRQDPESQYAAVVPIFMSAILEDEPVRIYGDGEQTRDFVYVGDVVKANLQALGAEGLNGQVMNIAGGEKVTVNGLLGALETVSGISTERIYTDPRPGDIRHSEADISAAAVHIGYEPAVGLEDGLQKTFEWFSRCQGTG
- a CDS encoding PAS domain-containing protein codes for the protein MVQPMPRDRVMISPGGFALNVLKYLKSALAVIDREGRILVLNRSAVKILSLDDEVSAIGKNCKDVFASYPYLSDLLMSSFDIHTLPDRAELELQRQPAGDRKVVGYTLSPVYGDDGERLGTALFFKDLTEVERQETKERIRDRLVSLGEMAAWLAHEIRNPLAAIDVSAGFLLKCEKDPSRMEPARDILSEVKRLNTIITQTLDFVRSRPLNLQYCDLGGVLTDTLHECIQGRNDIEISLSLTDIGPVLLDTSQISHALGNIITNSCEAMPDGGTLSASIYTIPSEAGGQVPETFRDHVVRENENIVVEISDTGIGIPEDVIDKVFTPFFTTKNGGTGIGMSLAQKVVAEHWGFLDIESTYGKGTKFKVILPRFISAEG
- a CDS encoding sigma-54-dependent Fis family transcriptional regulator translates to MGRFLIVEDQAVLRKGIVKVFMANDHHVDDAADGEAALQLLSRWNYDVVITDLKLPGISGMEVLRHAKSNAPATDVLIMTAYGTIETAIEAMKLGAFDFLQKPFGIPELEMRVEKALQQRMLKNEVDYLRHERDVIYRIKDFIGESPSIKKVYRDISRVAPSSTNVLITGETGTGKELIAGAIHYNSPRAKNSFVKVNCAAIPENLLESELFGHEKGAFTGAVSQRIGRFEQANGGSILLDEIGDMSPLIQAKILRVIQDCQFERLGGNSVTSSDVRIIAATNKDLIREMERGTFREDLYYRLNVVHIHMPSLKERRADIPLLTDHFIKRFNGELKREVKGVNEQAMKTMLSYTWPGNVRELENTLERAVLMSDGDYLDVSDINISAPAISSREAQTWGASPLDLKDLEKEAVLEALRKTNYIQKDAAEILGISKRVMHYKIQQFGIKHPRWIKNR